The following are from one region of the Aspergillus chevalieri M1 DNA, chromosome 1, nearly complete sequence genome:
- a CDS encoding Zn(II)2Cys6 transcription factor domain-containing protein (COG:K;~EggNog:ENOG410PM0D;~InterPro:IPR036864,IPR001138;~PFAM:PF00172;~go_function: GO:0000981 - DNA-binding transcription factor activity, RNA polymerase II-specific [Evidence IEA];~go_function: GO:0008270 - zinc ion binding [Evidence IEA];~go_process: GO:0006355 - regulation of transcription, DNA-templated [Evidence IEA]), protein MLPQRRQNSSCDPCRRSKRRCFFSSPRIGDTDIACTHCERLGHDCTFEFVDSQAQKKRSKRARTRQSTSESAAEASPGLASGDFQADAVAGHDVLASWLDFDYLEGYSECLDLPNFLAPDAVTTIETSKNRLCVRPNLQYLIGSSLDSPIRLLNSKLDATILDVRLARIHDMIVTGCASRFADYDCNLYATACRYQLEDGNSTSQEQNLLSSSLSPQSQALASALTSQTDASPMGPGLPPRDPGCMMTVLGTVRFLDHFSYLYGNRLTKAARRQSDAVLKAVLRACSLQWLSTTDTLFPDSFDENQTARDPLENAFHDAWFQAQTLLQNAQSARSFRVVYATLLFDGIAIPTKAHGAIESVVTHEFLDAGLQKLISLDTLVKKYCATLGSRSVYSALLEASLSVVRWGGYIRDIGAALTTDHHCKLPGILSHAKGHTASPSCGPILVSFDDQDLHPDIDNSVPSICQKAVAEAFCVWRQIVEVKGSVSRHAQRESRVEAIASTVTAVGKFNQLFRPFMKTCIDNLERLSVRSRTSAVSITLYWDLSILILADSLGDYDSPTDPHVTSTIRSYQEEAVSSVSRTVERVLSLPTEELFNVENGLSAEVPILAYHITPSLTATTFQKTIENIVSLHSYQENANQGVDSIWHRQIDIVMKGLCSLDVIVGGSQVASAAIQSLMRQHGDILSECWTSDFST, encoded by the exons ATgctgccacagcgccgccaAAACTCAAGCTGCGACCCATGTCGACGCTCTAAGCGACGCTGCTTCTTTTCGTCACCCCGAATTGGAGACACAGATATAGCCTGTACCCATTGCGAGCGCCTAGGACATGATTGCACGTTTGAATTTGTCGATTCTCAAGCACAGAAGAAACGGTCTAAGCGTGCTCGTACACGGCAGAGCACCTCAGAAAGCGCAGCTGAGGCATCCCCTGGCCTCGCCAGTGGCGACTTTCAAGCGGACGCTGTGGCTGGCCATGACGTCCTGGCATCATGGCTAGATTTTGATTATCTCGAAGGGTATAGTGAGTGCTTAGATCTACCGAATTTTCTTGCACCTGATGCTGTAACAACAATCGAAACTTCTAAGAACCGGCTTTGTGTACGGCCAAATCTGCAATATCTCATTGGCAGTTCATTGGATAGCCCCATCCGCCTGCTGAACTCGAAATTGGATGCCACTATCCTTGATGTGCGTCTCGCACGAATCCATGACATGATTGTCACGGGCTGTGCGTCTAGATTTGCGGATTATGATTGCAATCTATATGCAACAGCCTGTCGCTACCAATTGGAGGACGGAAACTCAACCTCACAAGAACAGAATCTGCTTTCGAGCAGTTTATCACCCCAATCACAAGCCTTAGCATCAGCCTTAACATCACAGACGGATGCCTCTCCAATGGGCCCTGGACTGCCCCCGAGAGATCCCGGCTGCATGATGACGGTGCTGGGTACCGTCCGTTTCCTGGATCATTTCAGCTATCTATATGGTAACCGACTGACTAAAGCGGCACGGAGACAGTCAGATGCTGTGCTGAAAGCGGTACTTCGGGCATGCTCACTCCAGTGGCTGTCCACAACCGATACTCTATTCCCCGACAGCTTTGATGAAAATCAGACAGCACGCGACCCACTCGAAAATGCATTCCATGATGCCTGGTTCCAAGCGCAAACACTCCTTCAAAACGCGCAGTCAGCTCGCTCGTTCAGAGTTGTATATGCAACCCTTCTCTTTGACGGTATTGCTATTCCAACCAAAGCTCACGGGGCAATTGAGTCTGTCGTGACGCATGAATTTCTTGATGCGGGTCTGCAAAAGCTCATATCTCTTGATACACTTGTCAAGAAATATTGTGCTACTCTTGGATCACGTTCCGTATATAGTGCTCTCTTAGAAGCGAGCCTGAGTGTGGTGCGATGGGGCGGATACATCCGTGATATCGGAGCAGCGCTTACAACGGATCACCATTGTAAATTACCGGGCATTTTGAGCCATGCAAAAG GTCATACAGCATCTCCTAGTTGCGGGCCAATATTGGTCTCGTTCGATGACCAGGATCTTCATCCAGATATAGATAACAGCGTTCCAAGCATATGCCAAAAAGCTGTTGCAGAGGCGTTCTGCGTCTGGAGACAAATAGTTGAAGTCAAAGGTTCCGTCTCTCGCCACGCTCAACGTGAGAGTCGCGTCGAAGCTATAGCCTCGACTGTGACAGCAGTTGGCAAGTTTAATCAACTGTTTCGTCCTTTCATGAAAACCTGTATAGACAACCTTGAGCGTCTTTCCGTACGGTCCAGAACATCTGCTG TTTCTATCACACTGTACTGGGATCTTAGTATCCTTATTCTAGCCGATTCGTTGGGAGATTACGATTCTCCCACTGACCCACATGTAACCTCAACCATACGCAGCTACCAAGAAGAAGCAGTCTCTTCAGTTTCCCGAACAGTCGAGCGTGTACTCTCACTACCTACCGAGGAGCTTTTCAATGTCGAAAACGGCCTCAGTGCCGAAGTCCCAATTCTCGCTTACCATATTACTCCCAGCTTGACGGCAACCACCTTCCAGAAGACCATTGAGAATATAGTCTCCTTGCATTCTTACCAGGAGAATGCAAATCAAGGCGTTGACAGCATCTGGCACCGGCAGATTGATATCGTCATGAAAGGTCTCTGCTCACTGGACGTGATTGTTGGCGGATCGCAAGTCGCAAGTGCGGCTATTCAATCGTTGATGCGACAGCATGGGGATATCCTGTCCGAGTGTTGGACTTCTGATTTTAGCACGTAA
- a CDS encoding uncharacterized protein (COG:Q;~EggNog:ENOG410PI1I;~InterPro:IPR011059,IPR006680,IPR032466;~MEROPS:MER0005900;~PFAM:PF01979;~go_function: GO:0016787 - hydrolase activity [Evidence IEA];~go_function: GO:0016810 - hydrolase activity, acting on carbon-nitrogen (but not peptide) bonds [Evidence IEA]), with translation MGSIATDNAPYRPTPADITINNHNAEDPSKILFKNARILDSTGQPPYNGNVLIENERIVAVGESIDTTTARGALIIDGEGKKTLMSGLMDAHTHLSWNNAADLDGLTSLKLEEHVLHTAHSAKTFLDCGYTMCFGAAAAQPRLDVAIKGAIKSGLIPGPRTLANTPEITTTGGAIVPSISRYADGPEQMRERVREFIELGADNIKLSMSGDDIHPTMPSTETYFSLEETQAAVDEAHSQGKRVCAHARSADSVKFAVQAGVDVIYHASFIDDEGMSMLEAVKDRVWVAPALNFFYTTCTGEATPYGLTAEAAEKKGIKFEVDTACKAMQEMRKRGIRVMPGGDYGFAWAPHGTYARDLKHMVDLYGYTPMESIVAATAWGGEMMGYPKELGKVAPGFYADVILVDGDPLADLEVLQDQKKLHAIVINGHIHKRVVPPQAVYVE, from the coding sequence ATGGGTTCAATCGCCACTGACAACGCGCCATACCGGCCCACGCCAGCAGacatcaccatcaacaaccacaaTGCCGAAGACCCATCCAAAATCCTCTTCAAAAACGCCCGCATCCTCGACTCGACCGGCCAACCCCCCTACAATGGCAACGTCCTGATCGAAAACGAACGCATCGTCGCCGTAGGCGAGTCCATCGATACCACAACCGCCCGCGGCGCCTTAATTATCGACGGCGAGGGCAAGAAAACACTAATGTCCGGCCTGATGGACGCGCACACACACCTGAGCTGGAACAACGCCGCCGACCTCGACGGCCTCACCAGCCTCAAGCTCGAAGAGCACGTCCTGCATACAGCGCACTCTGCAAAGACTTTCCTCGACTGCGGATATACCATGTGTTTCGGGGCCGCGGCCGCGCAGCCCCGTCTCGACGTCGCGATCAAGGGCGCTATTAAGTCCGGTTTGATTCCGGGCCCGAGGACGCTTGCGAATACGCCTGAGATTACGACGACGGGGGGCGCGATTGTGCCTAGTATCTCGCGCTATGCGGATGGGCCGGAGCAGATGCGGGAGCGGGTGAGGGAGTTTATTGAGCTCGGGGCGGATAATATCAAGCTTAGCATGAGTGGAGATGATATTCATCCAACGATGCCGAGTACGGAGACGTATTTCTCGCTTGAGGAGACGCAGGCTGCTGTGGATGAGGCGCATTCGCAGGGTAAGCGTGTATGCGCACATGCGAGAAGTGCTGATTCCGTCAAGTTCGCTGTCCAGGCTGGGGTTGATGTGATCTACCATGCCAGTTTCATTGACGATGAGGGAATGAGTATGCTTGAGGCGGTGAAGGATCGCGTATGGGTTGCGCCGGCGCTTAACTTCTTTTATACGACTTGCACCGGCGAAGCCACGCCGTACGGTCTGACGGCTGAAGCGGCCGAGAAGAAGGGTATCAAGTTCGAAGTGGACACTGCGTGCAAAGCCATGCAGGAGATGCGGAAACGGGGCATTCGTGTCATGCCTGGTGGTGACTATGGGTTTGCATGGGCTCCTCACGGAACGTATGCGCGGGATTTGAAGCATATGGTGGACTTGTATGGGTACACGCCCATGGAGAGTATCGTTGCTGCCACTGCTTGGGGTGGCGAGATGATGGGGTATCCGAAGGAATTGGGCAAGGTGGCTCCTGGGTTTTATGCGGATGTCATTCTGGTCGATGGAGATCCTTTGGCTGATCTCGAGGTTCTTCAAGATCAGAAAAAGTTGCATGCGATTGTTATCAATGGGCATATTCATAAGCGTGTTGTGCCTCCGCAGGCTGTTTATGTTGAGTAG
- a CDS encoding uncharacterized protein (COG:S;~EggNog:ENOG410PJM8;~InterPro:IPR006769,IPR039055;~PFAM:PF04678;~TransMembrane:2 (i308-328o340-358i);~go_process: GO:0051560 - mitochondrial calcium ion homeostasis [Evidence IEA]) has protein sequence MRPLRLSIPAVHIPLRLRGNSGTRLPFRPFQSVWSAQRIPSTQFPIATYGVRLFSLTRLRAADDTLERLEIREGKDLENDKVTNKRRLEEMNKGKLLTTPSRLFKLLMPLTTIDHNPNHRDIEPIAVLIHPQQPLSYLERLIQSEVPKIRGENGHYRPPAVSFIALQLEQDAIRPRKAIYENTDTEARKLGGEESDAVLERRDRPDDSDDTYSYLRGSEEGQERRFVRWSQSTEIGDFIRDAARAQEFIVSIEGAPAGLGHIRVTVPSFDERTYFLRMRLRKISGRIQSIAEIKHDCDVTAHRGAQRVAVGGFGILSFWWYLVYKLTFETDLGWDTMEPVTYLASLSTLMGGYLWFLYHNREISYRSALDFTISARQKKLYQAKGVDLRAWEFLIDEGNALRKEIKSIAAEYDADWDEIQDEQDERVTNALKKERREKNGKQQKKDDDDRDTDD, from the exons ATGCGCCCCCTCCGCCTCTCGATACCCGCCGTCCACATCCCGTTACGACTCCGAGGCAACTCAGGAACGCGATTGCCCTTCAGACCGTTTCAATCAGTCTGGTCTGCTCAACGGATCCCGTCCACACAGTTCCCAATTGCGACATACGGGGTACGGCTTTTCAGTCTCACCAGGCTACGAGCAGCAGATGATACATTGGAGCGATTGGAGATTCGGGAAGGAAAGGACCTTGAGAATGACAAGGTGACCAACAAGAGGAGGTTGGAGGAGATGAACAAGG GAAAATTATTGACAACACCGTCGAGATTGTTCAAGCTCTTGATGCCATTAACGACAATTGATCACAACCCTAACCATCGAG ATATCGAACCAATTGCCGTCCTaatccacccccaacaaccaCTCTCTTACCTCGAACGCCTCATCCAATCCGAAGTCCCCAAGATCCGCGGTGAAAACGGCCACTACCGACCACCAGCAGTCTCCTTTATTGCTCTTCAGCTAGAACAAGACGCCATCCGACCCAGGAAGGCCATTTACGAAAACACGGACACGGAAGCCCGCAAGCTAGGCGGAGAGGAAAGCGATGCCGTCCTTGAACGCCGCGACCGCCCAGACGATTCAGACGATACATACAGCTATCTGCGTGGATCGGAGGAAGGCCAAGAACGGCGCTTTGTAAGGTGGTCACAGTCGACTGAGATTGGGGATTTCATTCGGGATGCCGCACGAGCGCAGGAATTCATCGTGAGCATTGAAGGCGCACCGGCTGGCTTGGGTCATATCCGTGTGACGGTGCCGTCTTTCGACGAACGGACATACTTCCTTCGCATGCGCCTGCGCAAGATTTCAGGCCGGATCCAGAGCATCGCAGAAATCAAGCACGATTGCGATGTCACAGCCCACCGCGGCGCCCAGCGCGTTGCAGTCGGCGGCTTTGGCATCCTTTCTTTCTGGTGGTACCTTGTCTACAAATTAACCTTCGAAACGGACCTTGGTTGGGACACAATGGAGCCCGTCACCTACCTAGCCAGTTTATCCACCCTAATGGGAGGCTATCTCTGGTTCCTGTACCACAACCGAGAAATTTCCTACCGCTCCGCGCTGGACTTTACCATCAGTGCGCGACAAAAGAAGCTGTATCAGGCGAAGGGTGTGGACTTGCGTGCATGGGAGTTCTTGATTGATGAGGGGAATGCGCTGAGGAAGGAGATCAAGAGTATTGCGGCAGAGTATGATGCGGATTGGGATGAGATTCAGGATGAGCAGGACGAAAGGGTGACGAATGcgttgaagaaggagagGCGTGAGAAGAATGggaagcagcagaagaaagatgatgatgatcgAGATACTGATGATTAA
- a CDS encoding uncharacterized protein (COG:S;~EggNog:ENOG410PXG3): MYYVLYLSSLCKRRHWPDPLYSSYKTTTTTTTPSPTGASTGPNTSSNAGYTCTVRVNNREYQTDTICESEPLARENAAMRAYLICRNFSVNDGMYPAGHDHGGVVQGVPVAIGTGRKGRFQYGEDNGGFGEVYAGYGGAGRVGSESGASSGSGGVSP; this comes from the exons ATGTACTACGTCCTCTACCTAAGCA GCCTCTGCAAACGCCGCCACTGGCCCGACCCTCTCTACTCCTCCTACaaaaccacaaccacaacaacgACTCCCTCGCCCACCGGCGCAAGCACCGGCcccaacaccagcagcaaCGCAGGCTACACCTGCACCGTTCGCGTCAATAACCGCGAATACCAAACCGACACGATCTGCGAATCCGAGCCCCTAGCCCGCGAAAACGCCGCCATGCGCGCGTACCTTATCTGTCGCAATTTCTCCGTCAATGATGGCATGTACCCCGCGGGCCATGATCATGGGGGCGTTGTGCAAGGGGTGCCCGTTGCGATTGGGACGGGGAGGAAGGGGCGGTTTCAGTATGGGGAGGATAATGGGGGGTTTGGGGAGGTTTATGCTGGGTATGGAGGAGCGGGGAGGGTTGGGAGTGAAAGTGGTGCGAGTAGTGGGAGTGGAGGGGTTTCGCCGTGA
- the RAM1 gene encoding CAAX farnesyltransferase subunit beta RAM1 (COG:O;~EggNog:ENOG410PJMU;~InterPro:IPR001330,IPR026872,IPR008930;~go_component: GO:0005965 - protein farnesyltransferase complex [Evidence IEA];~go_function: GO:0003824 - catalytic activity [Evidence IEA];~go_process: GO:0018343 - protein farnesylation [Evidence IEA]): MPIIAATGKQRRKVRFSNHRPTTTNSNNLQATSNTPAPPAVPNPIASNSSTKIIMSTTTAVRPGVPALFAEPPAIHDPLTTETSELQEQTVEKCLPFLQGIQKSQREPFSRHGIPALRRDDHIGFLYDSLEEYPDDFVALDASRPWMCYWALAGLSLLGEDVSKFRQRVIATFTPMQNPTGGFGGGHGQMSHSASSYAAVLTLAMVGGEEAYRLIDRRGMWNWLGRLKQPDGGFRICENGEEDVRGAYCAMVIISLLDLPLELPPDAPARQYGLETFTSGLPEYLSRCQTFEGGMSGSPGTEAHGAYAFCALACLCILDRPEKVIPRYMDVPLLLSWLSARQYAPEGGFAGRTNKLVDGCYSHWVGGCWPLVQSALDGMQPAAAPNKASGNLYSREGLTRYILSCCQAKRGLRDKPGKHPDSYHTCYTLTGLSTTQHRHYHTDTSATSKETFASAFSWKYTPVSSNVNDDADVSVFEEADRVNPAHPLYVIPHQAAEDMRVWYEKEPLDFAIA, encoded by the exons ATGCCCATCATCGCTGCCACGGGCAAGCAGCGTCGAAAAGTCCGCTTTTCCAACCACCGtccaaccaccaccaacagcAATAACCTGCAAGCCACAAGCAACACACCTGCACCTCCTGCAGTTCCAAACCCTATCGCTTCTAACTCAAGTACAAAAATTATCATGAGTACGACTACGGCAGTACGTCCGGGGGTCCCAGCTCTCTTTGCTGAGCCTCCAGCGATCCACGACCCGCTTACCACAGAGACCTCTGAGCTCCAAGAACAGACGGTCGAGAAATGTCTGCCCTTTCTGCAAGGTATCCAAAAATCGCAACGGGAGCCTTTTAGCCGGCACGGGATACCGGCACTTAGACGGGATGACCATATTGGTTTCCTGTACGATTCCCTGGAGGAATATCCAGACGACTTTGTGGCACTGGATGCCAGTCGTCCTTGGATGTGTTATTGGGCTTTGGCGGGGTTATCCTTACTTGGCGAGGATGTCAGTAAATTTCGTCAACG GGTAATTGCTACTTTTACACCCATGCAGAACCCCACCGGGGGTTTTGGTGGGGGGCATGGTCAGATGTCTCATAGTGCCTCGAGTTACGCTGCCGTGCTCACCCTGGCTATGGTCGGGGGCGAAGAGGCCTATCGGCTGATTGATCGGAGGGGAAT GTGGAACTGGTTGGGCAGATTAAAACAACCAGATGGAGGCTTTAGAATCTGCGAGAACGGCGAAGAGGATGTGAG AGGCGCGTATTGTGCCATGGTGATCATCTCATTACTCGATCTGCCACTTGAGTTACCTCCGGATGCACCAGCTCGCCAATATGGTCTAGAAACGTTTACAAGTGGCCTTCCGGAGTATCTATCAAGAT GCCAGACATTCGAGGGAGGAATGTCCGGCAGTCCTGGTACGGAAGCGCACGGAGCCTATGCTTTTTGTGCTCTGGCGTGTCTTTGCATTCTGGACCGGCCTGAAAAGGTTATCCCAAG GTATATGGATGTTCCCCTGCTTTTGTCCTGGCTCTCCGCTCGTCAATACGCCCCCGAAGGAGGATTTGCGGGGCGGACCAACAAATTAGTAGATGGGTGCTACAGTCACTGGGTGGGCGGCTGCTGGCCATTGGTCCAGTCTGCCCTGGACGGTATGCAACCAGCCGCTGCTCCGAACAAGGCCTCTGGCAATCTTTACAGCCGGGAAGGTTTGACGCGATATATCCTGAGTTGTTGTCAAGCTAAGCGAGGACTTCGGGATAAACCCGGAAA ACACCCCGATTCGTACCACACCTGCTACACGCTGACAGGCCTGAGCACGACGCAGCATCGGCATTACCATACAGACACGAGCGCCACTTCCAAGGAAACCTTTGCTTCGGCGTTTTCCTGGAAATATACGCCCGTCTCCAGCAACGTCAACGACGACGCAGACGTAAGTGTCTTCGAAGAGGCAGACCGAGTGAACCCGGCGCATCCGCTGTATGTCATCCCGCACCAAGCGGCCGAAGACATGCGAGTTTGGTACGAGAAGGAGCCATTGGATTTTGCCATAGCATAG
- a CDS encoding Zn(II)2Cys6 transcription factor domain-containing protein (COG:S;~EggNog:ENOG410PHM2;~InterPro:IPR001138;~TransMembrane:1 (o675-692i);~go_function: GO:0000981 - DNA-binding transcription factor activity, RNA polymerase II-specific [Evidence IEA];~go_function: GO:0008270 - zinc ion binding [Evidence IEA];~go_process: GO:0006355 - regulation of transcription, DNA-templated [Evidence IEA]), protein MSNVDISSDGLIGLDYDSRGYLQSHSWPVAVDQHSHHHHHHLAHAHQHPHHHHHHHHHHHQPARIQRDISPLQAATTTGHPYDQSIAAHDPLMVDWQFQQFPSHLQYSPPPPQQDDPTSAPPFTTAAASYGMPIQSSPPMDLMPAAPHGQMSTGLLDGSYLSLSAPVDMMFPYQDLQPDLMAFPQTHGLPDMSPYSAPPNVIDSSSPADTYLEVRSLGSSSSDNGWNTIERRSIDFSFPEQGLFINPNQTLHDRSLSESSYSGSYGSWVDISNPINSPTSETNLESPFMPVNRRVSFDHTSHGSQSPTAVSPVAIVRPIPVPGKKSTSPTRSAVSHRSTGSTSSTASSSVSPTTRKPSRKSPIAAKTNDTKVRKQSQNGKPETEKRVGKRKGPLKPDQRKQASEIRKLRACLRCKFLKKTCDKGEPCAGCQPSHARLWQVPCTRIDIKEIGYFMKDWKADYERHISMGFSVGNIKGFSEHERTLFITHGYGQILPINAREVYVRDEQCFSIDWVETMNREPTQYEVETAKLSAGMEGISHAMLSDYLDRHIDGNGTFEKFVDDYFEGTPFLTQMLKTAFRYYYRTKLPVIRKALKLIVAYNLTLHVTMVEGLGEEDEFLGKIRDGSSKFSGKTMAPVMINFQIKCAMANMWRELQKDVLEELSALYSSVYGGDKLKNWPTIFILACILLAVWEEMQFDSHYRTPDAASVDKFCNDMETTPVGVIVGLFQAISQKLPAFTDWETQKHHHLLASNPDVCSTMTEVRQHVTQHENYLRSRSSNSKFDRSDFDCLSNKFISRLVIRAN, encoded by the exons ATGTCGAATGTTGATATTTCCAGCGATGGCCTCATCGGGCTCGACTACGACTCGAGAGGTTATCTTCAGTCTCACTCCTGGCCTGTGGCCGTGGACCAACattctcaccaccaccaccatcatcttGCTCATGCTCATCAACACCcgcaccaccatcaccaccaccaccaccaccaccaccaaccagCTCGGATACAACGCGATATCTCGCCTCTGCAGGCTGCTACCACCACCGGTCATCCCTATGATCAGAGCATCGCTGCTCACGACCCGTTGATGGTCGACTGGCAATTCCAGCAATTCCCTTCTCACCTTCAATACTCTCCCCCGCCGCCACAGCAGGATGACCCTACCTCCGCTCCTCCGTTCACCACTGCCGCCGCCAGCTATGGGATGCCCATCCAGTCTTCTCCCCCCATGGACCTGATGCCTGCAGCTCCCCACGGCCAGATGAGCACAGGTTTACTGGACGGTTCCTATCTATCCCTGTCAGCCCCCGTCGATATGATGTTCCCTTACCAGGACCTTCAGCCTGATTTGATGGCTTTCCCTCAGACCCACGGTCTTCCGGACATGTCCCCTTATTCAGCACCGCCCAATGTGATTGACAGCAGCTCGCCTGCCGATACATACCTCGAAGTCCGGTCTCTGGGCAGTTCAAGCAGTGACAATGGCTGGAACACCATCGAGCGTCGTTCTATCGACTTCTCTTTCCCCGAGCAGGGCTTGTTCATCAACCCCAACCAGACGCTGCATGACAGGAGTCTCTCTGAGTCGTCGTACTCGGGATCCTACGGTAGCTGGGTTGACATCTCGAACCCCATCAACTCCCCCACCTCGGAGACCAACCTGGAGTCCCCTTTCATGCCCGTGAACCGTCGCGTGTCGTTCGACCACACCTCGCATGGTTCTCAATCGCCTACTGCTGTCAGTCCCGTGGCTATTGTGCGGCCCATTCCTGTACCAGGCAAGAAGTCGACGTCGCCGACGCGTTCAGCCGTGTCTCATAGGTCCACGGGGTCAACCTCATCGActgcttcctcttctgtctCTCCGACCACCCGGAAGCCGTCGCGGAAGAGTCCTATCGCTGCCAAGACAAACGACACCAAGGTTCGCAAGCAGTCGCAGAACGGGAAACCCGAAACCGAAAAGCGAGTGGGTAAGCGTAAGGGCCCTCTCAAGCCGGATCAAAGGAAACAGGCCAGTGAGATCCGGAAGCTGAGGGCTTGCTTGCGTTGCAAGTTCCTGAAGAAGACG TGTGACAAAGGTGAGCCTTGTGCTGGTTGCCAGCCTTCGCATGCTCGTCTTTGGCAGGTGCCTTGCACTCGTATTGACATCAAGGAGATTGGATACTTCATGAAGGACTGGAAGGCGGACTACGAACGCCATATCTCGATGGGCTTCTCGGTGGGTAACATCAAGGGGTTTTCGGAACACGAACGGACTCTCTTCATCACCCACGGCTATGGTCAGATTCTCCCGATCAACGCTCGGGAGGTTTATGTGCGTGACGAGCAATGTTTCAGTATTGACTGGGTTGAGACGATGAACCGCGAACCGACCCAGTACGAGGTGGAGACGGCCAAACTGTCCGCTGGTATGGAGGGCATCTCACATGCTATGTTGTCCGACTACCTCGACCGCCACATCGATGGAAACGGCACCTTTGAGAAGTTTGTCGATGACTACTTCGAAGGTACACCATTCTTAACACAGATGCTCAAGACCGCCTTCCGCTACTACTACCGCACGAAGCTGCCTGTTATCCGGAAGGCTCTGAAGTTGATCGTCGCCTACAACCTGACTCTGCATGTCACCATGGTCGAGGGTCTGGGAGAGGAAGACGAATTCCTGGGCAAGATTCGGGACGGTTCGTCCAAGTTCAGCGGCAAGACTATGGCCCCGGTCATGATTAACTTCCAAATCAAGTGCGCGATGGCCAACATGTGGCGTGAATTGCAAAAGGACGTCTTGGAGGAGCTTTCTGCTCTGTACTCGAGTGTCTACGGCGGTGACAAGCTCAAGAACTGGCCGACCATCTTTATCTTGGCCTGCATTCTGTTGGCTGTGTGGGAAGAGATGCAATTCGACTCGCATTATCGCACACCG GATGCTGCTTCCGTGGATAAATTCTGCAATGACATGGAGACAACACCAGTCGGTGTTATTGTCGGCTTGTTCCAAGCAATCTCGCAGAAGTTGCCCGCTTTCACGGACTGGGAGACCcaaaaacaccaccacctgCTAGCCTCCAATCCCGATGTGTGCAGCACTATGACCGAAGTCCGGCAACATGTTACACAGCACG AGAACTACCTGCGGAGCCGGAGTAGTAACTCGAAATTCGACCGCAGTGACTTTGACTGCTTATCGAATAAATTCATTTCGCGACTTGTTATCCGTGCCAATTGA
- a CDS encoding uncharacterized protein (SECRETED:SignalP(1-16)), which translates to MHFLSIFLTLLPLAYTSPIPSRCLELQQLDQTLTTLADIDRTNMTEHEVKKLGELLVAQPAIHRELEKCFNGNRRRDFEDILSGLGESVHDMLVDVNVDQTNFIGNYGDYNREDNGDDSGDNLNDSTS; encoded by the exons ATGCActtcctctccatcttcttgaCTCTCCTCCCTCTGGCCTACACCAGCCCCATCCCCTCCCGCTGCCTCGAACTCCAGCAGCTTGACCAGACCCTCACTACCCTCGCCGACATCGACCGAACCAACATGACCGAGCATGAAGTGAAGAAGCTCGGCGAGCTCTTGGTCGCTCAGCCTGCGATACACAGGGAGCTGGAGAAGTGCTTCAACGGCAACCGCCGTCGGGACTTTGAGGACATTCTTAGTGGCTTGGGG GAATCAGTGCAT GACATGTTGGTCGACGTCAACGTCGACCAAACTAATTTCATTGGCAACTATGGGGACTACAACCGCGAGGACAATGGCGACGATTCTGGGGACAACCTCAACGACAGCACTAGCTAG